A single Pedobacter sp. PACM 27299 DNA region contains:
- a CDS encoding SusC/RagA family TonB-linked outer membrane protein, which yields MNKQLMLILILLGFGFAGFSQTTTTITGQVLDEKDGLPIPGASVFVDKAMIGEQTGVPGVIQNSVVGTVTDGDGKFTLKVPEGTKALRVTYLGYESAQINIINKTHVNVTLKNADNTLGEVVVNGYTDIAKRKNTTATVKLDYDKVRQTGVAGIDQMLEGQVAGVSVGNITGGPGAAPQIRIRGTVSLNGSQDPLWVLDGLPLDGTNLPNTIGKDDIDQLRNLPIAGLNPDDIADITILKDAAATAIYGARAANGVIVITTKKGKVGPMAINFSANSFVSQRPDLGRLDLMNATEKVDFELGMASRSDLTYRDTQGGVARILNKNGELNKFRTGGFSALSASTQDAINGLRVQGTDWGKELYQNALNQQYTLGLSGGSEQATYYFSGGYYNEQGATKQTGLERYNMTLKTDYKISQKLKAGVAFFGSKSKRTNYFADKDAFTNVSTYTRNVNPYQTVRDAAGNFNYDPDIFGNVGGDVYVPFNIIEERENTRYTLNNKSVKTIMDLSYQINKNLNIRTELGLQFEDTGVEKYAGQQSYNLRKVRESTSFYNSTTKKTDYYLPVGGMISNQNNSSFQYNWKSILEYKKVFAEKHEIEALAGSELRRTLNEGILTRGFGYDDRTLTSQAILFRNSGDAQRKDLSSYQKSQVENKYASFYGTLSYTYDRKYTLYGSIRYDGSDLFGVDPKYRFLPIYSLSGAWNASEEKFIKDISWISNLRVRTSYGLQGNIDKNTTPYVVGAYEQAGILPGGNQSTIVVTSPPNNKLRWEKTSTFNAGLDFGILNNAVQVTFDYYNRFSKDLIGTEELQQENGFNYTSSNFSQIRNKGLELTISTRNMSTNNFQWYTDFNIAHNKSKVVREKVRANQLKPSKEGYPVNGLFVIKTAGLDKDGIPQFKNKEGNIVSLEEFYKLYDPYADVEWLAGYYTNSALSGKDFQDLYTYAGNGDAEYTGGITNRFRYGNFDLSVSALFNINKLVREQALYNPAQVDRGRNYPRAILDAWSPTNTGSTLPGIYGSSTNPDRWMAYTWQSGNDPADTYRDLDIYVRNMSYVRINSIRLGYTVPSKIAGKVKANSLRVSVEARNPFVISTNYKGYFDPETYGNIYSQPITRSLSIGLNASF from the coding sequence ATGAACAAACAATTAATGCTAATACTAATCTTGCTGGGCTTTGGCTTTGCAGGTTTTAGTCAGACAACCACCACCATCACCGGACAGGTGCTGGATGAAAAAGATGGTTTGCCGATACCTGGAGCTTCGGTATTTGTAGACAAGGCCATGATTGGCGAACAAACAGGTGTTCCTGGAGTGATTCAGAATTCGGTAGTGGGAACCGTAACTGATGGCGATGGTAAATTCACATTGAAAGTACCAGAAGGAACAAAAGCTTTAAGAGTTACTTACCTTGGATACGAGTCTGCTCAAATCAATATCATCAACAAAACACACGTCAATGTGACTTTAAAGAACGCTGACAATACCTTGGGGGAGGTAGTGGTGAATGGTTATACTGATATTGCAAAACGTAAAAATACAACGGCGACGGTAAAGCTGGACTATGACAAAGTGCGTCAGACTGGTGTTGCCGGTATCGACCAGATGTTAGAAGGACAGGTTGCTGGTGTTTCTGTTGGAAACATTACAGGTGGTCCTGGTGCTGCTCCGCAGATCAGAATCCGTGGTACGGTTTCTTTAAACGGTTCACAAGATCCACTATGGGTATTGGACGGTTTACCTTTAGATGGTACCAATTTGCCTAATACCATTGGAAAAGATGATATCGATCAATTGCGTAACCTCCCAATTGCAGGATTAAACCCTGATGATATCGCCGACATTACGATCCTTAAAGATGCTGCCGCTACCGCTATTTATGGTGCAAGAGCAGCAAACGGAGTCATCGTGATCACGACTAAAAAAGGTAAAGTAGGCCCAATGGCGATCAACTTCTCTGCGAATTCATTCGTTTCACAGCGTCCGGATCTGGGCAGACTGGATCTGATGAATGCAACAGAGAAAGTAGATTTTGAATTGGGCATGGCTTCCAGATCAGATTTAACTTATAGAGATACACAAGGTGGCGTAGCCAGAATTTTAAACAAAAACGGTGAATTGAATAAATTCAGAACTGGTGGTTTTTCTGCTTTATCTGCAAGCACTCAGGATGCGATCAATGGCTTAAGGGTACAAGGTACAGATTGGGGTAAAGAATTATACCAAAATGCCTTAAATCAGCAGTACACTTTAGGTTTGTCTGGTGGTTCTGAGCAAGCCACGTATTACTTCTCCGGAGGTTATTACAATGAGCAGGGTGCAACGAAGCAAACCGGATTAGAGCGTTACAACATGACCTTGAAAACCGATTATAAGATCTCACAAAAACTGAAAGCAGGCGTGGCGTTTTTTGGTTCCAAATCAAAACGTACCAATTACTTTGCAGATAAAGATGCTTTTACCAATGTTAGTACGTATACCAGAAATGTAAATCCTTACCAAACGGTTAGAGATGCTGCAGGTAATTTCAATTATGATCCTGATATTTTTGGAAATGTTGGCGGTGATGTATATGTTCCATTTAACATCATTGAAGAACGCGAGAATACCCGCTATACATTAAACAATAAAAGTGTGAAGACGATTATGGACCTGAGCTATCAGATCAATAAGAATCTGAACATCCGTACAGAATTAGGGCTACAGTTTGAAGATACAGGAGTAGAAAAGTATGCTGGTCAGCAGTCTTATAACTTACGTAAGGTGAGAGAAAGCACTAGCTTTTATAACTCTACCACCAAGAAAACAGATTATTATCTGCCAGTAGGCGGGATGATCTCTAATCAGAATAATTCTAGCTTCCAATACAATTGGAAGTCAATTTTGGAATACAAAAAGGTATTTGCTGAAAAGCATGAAATTGAAGCATTGGCTGGTTCAGAGTTGAGAAGAACACTCAACGAAGGGATATTGACCAGAGGTTTTGGGTATGACGACCGTACTTTAACCAGTCAGGCGATTTTATTTAGAAATTCGGGTGATGCACAAAGAAAGGATTTAAGTTCTTACCAAAAATCACAGGTAGAAAATAAATATGCCTCTTTCTATGGCACTTTGTCTTATACTTACGATAGAAAATATACCCTATACGGGAGTATTCGTTATGATGGATCTGATTTATTTGGGGTAGATCCTAAATACAGATTCTTGCCGATCTATTCCCTTTCAGGCGCGTGGAATGCAAGCGAAGAGAAATTTATCAAAGATATTTCATGGATCTCTAACCTTCGTGTCCGTACTTCTTATGGTTTACAAGGTAATATTGATAAGAATACGACTCCTTATGTGGTAGGTGCCTACGAACAAGCTGGTATTCTTCCAGGAGGAAATCAATCTACAATTGTAGTAACCAGTCCACCAAACAATAAATTGAGATGGGAAAAAACTTCTACTTTTAACGCGGGTCTAGACTTTGGAATTTTGAACAATGCAGTTCAGGTGACTTTTGATTATTACAATCGTTTCAGTAAAGACTTAATTGGAACAGAAGAGCTGCAACAAGAGAATGGTTTTAATTATACCAGTTCAAATTTCTCACAAATTAGAAACAAAGGATTGGAGCTGACGATTTCTACAAGAAATATGAGCACCAATAATTTCCAATGGTATACTGATTTCAATATTGCACACAACAAGAGCAAAGTAGTCAGAGAAAAAGTGCGTGCCAATCAGCTGAAACCATCTAAAGAAGGTTATCCTGTAAACGGATTGTTCGTCATTAAAACTGCTGGATTAGATAAAGATGGCATTCCTCAGTTCAAAAATAAAGAAGGAAACATCGTTTCTTTGGAAGAGTTTTACAAATTGTATGACCCTTATGCAGATGTAGAATGGTTAGCAGGTTATTATACCAATAGTGCTTTGAGCGGTAAAGATTTCCAGGATTTATATACTTATGCTGGTAATGGAGATGCAGAATATACTGGTGGTATCACTAACCGTTTCCGCTATGGAAACTTTGATTTATCGGTGTCTGCACTTTTCAATATCAATAAATTGGTAAGAGAGCAGGCACTTTATAATCCTGCGCAGGTAGACCGTGGTAGAAACTACCCAAGAGCGATTCTTGATGCCTGGAGCCCAACAAATACGGGCAGTACTTTACCAGGAATCTATGGTTCATCTACCAACCCAGACCGTTGGATGGCTTATACCTGGCAGAGTGGAAATGACCCGGCTGATACTTACAGAGACCTTGATATTTACGTAAGAAACATGAGCTATGTACGTATCAATAGTATCCGCTTAGGTTATACTGTACCTTCAAAAATTGCAGGAAAAGTAAAAGCAAATAGTTTAAGAGTGAGTGTGGAAGCAAGAAATCCTTTCGTGATCAGTACGAATTACAAAGGTTACTTCGATCCGGAAACTTATGGTAACATTTATTCACAACCGATCACTAGGAGTCTTTCTATTGGTCTTAATGCTAGTTTTTAA
- a CDS encoding histidine kinase, producing the protein MKLALQTPKYLIVIGLAVFLCITGVTFFTGRFLEYRIKSIADFAGRNVYRQKVLVYQYEFGNILKGTEVAATLFPELRSDISEESLMQTLGTVLMADGKVNKAYYALIKGKDTSFVYLIRNAASFQKVSMPKYVKAWAKQQFLANDTSNARGQQTKLTPAVHLLTASSTVESAGGRLLTGLDIDLAELQRAFVSVDTKGQSYAIVVDENGFCITSPDEKQVGQQLFNPKQDTLFNSVHPFGKVHQEIVESDYLGVPVTRYYLPNQINGLNWTIIVDIPNLVLDEDVAQIRKYSIDMGLIAVAIIVGLIWFYQRKWQKEFLLRREVEINRQELLMEKQALKLLAETHEKENAMLQLSKLKEKVNPHFLFNSLSSLNALIAEDTELAKSFVVKLSRVYRYVLESYPSGLAPVAEELRFMKEYFFLLKIRFGDALAPLDLQIEERLFEGEIPFMSLQTLIENAVKHNILSKEKPLKITISSEKNTIIVSNNLQLRTDVKDSGKQGLNYLQSIYSYFGNQGFNYGVEYEYFKCYLPVLHLTE; encoded by the coding sequence ATGAAGCTTGCGTTGCAAACCCCAAAATATCTGATAGTTATCGGTCTGGCAGTCTTTCTGTGCATTACCGGCGTTACCTTTTTTACCGGACGTTTTCTGGAATATCGAATTAAAAGCATCGCTGATTTTGCGGGACGTAACGTGTACCGTCAGAAGGTATTGGTTTATCAATATGAATTTGGCAATATTTTAAAGGGCACAGAAGTGGCCGCCACGCTGTTTCCAGAACTTAGGAGTGATATCAGCGAGGAGAGCTTAATGCAGACCCTTGGTACGGTGTTAATGGCTGATGGTAAGGTGAATAAGGCCTACTATGCGCTCATCAAAGGAAAAGATACTTCTTTTGTCTACCTGATTCGAAACGCTGCTTCCTTTCAGAAAGTATCCATGCCTAAGTATGTAAAGGCCTGGGCAAAGCAGCAATTTTTGGCCAATGATACTAGTAATGCAAGAGGGCAGCAGACTAAATTGACCCCTGCTGTGCATTTGCTTACGGCCAGCAGTACTGTAGAATCGGCTGGAGGTCGCTTGCTCACCGGCTTAGATATTGACCTGGCCGAATTACAGCGTGCTTTCGTTTCTGTAGATACTAAAGGGCAATCCTATGCGATTGTGGTAGATGAAAATGGTTTCTGCATCACCAGTCCGGATGAAAAACAAGTAGGACAGCAGCTATTTAATCCTAAGCAGGATACTTTATTTAATTCGGTGCATCCTTTTGGAAAAGTTCATCAGGAAATAGTTGAATCAGATTATCTAGGTGTCCCAGTTACCCGTTATTATCTTCCAAATCAAATCAATGGTCTGAACTGGACCATTATTGTCGATATTCCAAATCTCGTGTTGGATGAGGATGTGGCGCAGATTAGAAAATACTCCATTGACATGGGATTGATAGCGGTCGCCATTATTGTTGGACTGATCTGGTTCTATCAGCGGAAATGGCAAAAGGAATTCTTGCTGCGTAGGGAAGTTGAAATCAACCGTCAGGAATTACTGATGGAAAAACAGGCCTTGAAGCTCCTTGCGGAAACACATGAAAAAGAGAATGCCATGCTGCAGTTGAGTAAATTAAAAGAAAAGGTAAATCCCCATTTTCTTTTCAACTCCCTCAGCTCCTTAAATGCGCTGATTGCAGAGGATACGGAGCTTGCTAAGTCATTTGTAGTGAAACTATCGAGAGTATACCGGTATGTGCTGGAATCTTACCCCAGCGGGCTGGCTCCAGTAGCCGAAGAGCTGCGCTTTATGAAGGAGTATTTCTTCCTGCTAAAGATCCGTTTTGGCGATGCACTGGCACCTTTGGACCTCCAGATTGAAGAAAGATTATTTGAAGGTGAAATCCCTTTTATGAGCCTGCAGACACTGATCGAAAATGCGGTTAAACATAACATTCTTTCCAAAGAAAAACCACTAAAAATCACTATTTCCAGTGAGAAAAACACCATAATCGTGAGCAATAACCTCCAATTGCGCACAGATGTCAAAGATTCCGGGAAGCAGGGGCTGAACTACCTGCAAAGTATCTATTCTTATTTTGGAAATCAAGGCTTTAACTACGGTGTCGAATACGAATACTTCAAATGTTATTTACCTGTTTTACATTTAACTGAATAG
- a CDS encoding LytR/AlgR family response regulator transcription factor: MKVAIIEDEELAAVTLRKILVQLNPEIEVMATLATVEAAVEWLSNHTPDLLFMDIHLGDGESFQIFEQVEVDCPVIFTTAYDQYTLKAFKNQGIDYLLKPFDEEDVAAGLAKLKGIRKISEVGLPQISYQTLGPAPKIRNRFMVKLGKLIKTVQSEDVAYFMAEGKYLFLVTNDKQNYIIEETIGSLEPQLDSSDFFRINRKFIINIKAVREMYKLSRNRVRIVLEPAPVEGLEVVVSEERAEAFKNWLNQ; the protein is encoded by the coding sequence ATGAAAGTAGCAATTATTGAGGATGAGGAGTTGGCAGCAGTTACCTTACGGAAGATACTGGTCCAGTTAAATCCGGAGATTGAAGTAATGGCGACTTTAGCTACCGTCGAAGCTGCGGTAGAATGGCTCAGTAACCATACTCCAGATCTCTTGTTTATGGACATCCACTTGGGTGATGGCGAAAGCTTCCAGATCTTTGAACAGGTAGAAGTAGACTGCCCGGTGATCTTCACCACGGCCTATGATCAATATACCCTGAAAGCTTTTAAAAATCAAGGCATCGATTACCTGCTCAAACCTTTTGATGAAGAAGACGTAGCCGCAGGCCTGGCTAAACTCAAAGGGATTCGCAAGATTTCCGAAGTCGGCCTTCCACAAATCAGTTACCAGACCTTAGGTCCAGCACCGAAAATCCGCAACCGATTCATGGTCAAATTAGGAAAGCTGATCAAGACGGTTCAATCTGAGGATGTGGCTTATTTTATGGCAGAAGGAAAATACCTGTTTCTGGTGACCAACGACAAGCAGAATTACATCATCGAAGAAACCATTGGCAGTCTGGAACCCCAACTGGACAGCTCCGACTTTTTCCGCATTAACCGCAAATTTATCATCAACATCAAAGCAGTAAGGGAGATGTACAAGTTATCCAGGAATCGGGTAAGAATTGTATTGGAGCCTGCACCGGTAGAAGGACTGGAAGTGGTGGTAAGTGAAGAAAGAGCAGAAGCCTTTAAAAACTGGCTGAATCAATAA
- a CDS encoding RagB/SusD family nutrient uptake outer membrane protein: MNKIIKLSAVLLLMVSASSCKKYLDVQPVGKVIPTTVEDFRALLNSGYTQFPTHKSMLAFRTDELLVNEQEPSSSIFRDQYKWNDQNPDPNSREMPYGGFYTSIFYANSVIGEIEAKAGKSAATDQIKGEAYLLRAYNYFELLNVYAKSFNPATAGTDRGVPISLAIDLEANYKPSTIEVVYNQIFSDIAAGQALMNTDNFAAGLNYRFTKRAALALTARVHEFRGEWASALKASQDALAMNSQLEDLNIAGAVSPNNYLSKENIMSMEEAFNPDVTRSAIMSPHLIGIYDQANDKRFALYFGKSDGEYVSVKGNSNAFKTSFHNSELYLIQAEAALQLKNISLAQESLLALKAKRYTPVYFATEKTRVMALNNDDLMLDILKEREKEFALEGQRWYDLKRYGQPELKHTLNGEVFTLLKNDPRYTIRFPQSAVRANPNLQ, encoded by the coding sequence ATGAATAAGATCATAAAATTAAGCGCAGTTTTGTTGTTGATGGTATCGGCAAGCAGCTGTAAAAAATACCTGGATGTACAACCGGTGGGAAAGGTGATCCCTACTACTGTTGAAGACTTCAGAGCCCTGTTGAACTCTGGTTACACTCAGTTTCCAACCCATAAATCAATGTTGGCTTTTCGTACAGATGAGTTATTGGTGAATGAGCAGGAACCGAGTTCGTCAATTTTTCGCGACCAGTACAAATGGAACGATCAGAACCCGGATCCAAATTCAAGGGAAATGCCTTATGGAGGGTTTTATACTTCTATTTTCTATGCCAATTCTGTAATTGGGGAAATAGAAGCTAAAGCAGGTAAATCCGCAGCAACCGATCAGATTAAAGGAGAAGCTTACTTGCTTCGCGCTTATAACTATTTTGAGTTGCTGAATGTATATGCGAAATCTTTTAATCCAGCTACGGCAGGAACAGATCGTGGTGTGCCGATTTCCTTGGCCATTGATCTTGAAGCAAATTACAAGCCTTCAACCATAGAAGTAGTCTATAACCAGATTTTTTCTGACATCGCTGCCGGACAGGCTTTAATGAATACAGATAACTTTGCAGCAGGATTGAACTACCGTTTCACTAAACGTGCAGCCTTGGCTTTAACAGCAAGAGTTCATGAATTCAGAGGAGAGTGGGCTAGCGCGCTTAAAGCGAGTCAGGATGCTTTGGCGATGAACAGCCAGTTGGAAGATTTGAATATCGCAGGAGCGGTATCACCAAACAACTACCTGTCTAAAGAAAACATCATGTCGATGGAAGAGGCTTTCAATCCAGATGTGACCAGAAGTGCGATCATGTCTCCACATTTGATTGGGATTTATGATCAGGCTAACGACAAAAGGTTTGCTTTGTATTTTGGTAAATCTGATGGAGAATACGTTTCCGTCAAAGGAAACAGCAATGCCTTCAAAACCTCTTTCCATAACTCGGAGCTATATCTGATTCAGGCAGAGGCAGCCTTGCAATTGAAGAATATTTCTTTAGCACAGGAAAGTTTGCTGGCACTCAAAGCGAAACGTTATACGCCAGTTTATTTCGCCACAGAAAAAACACGCGTGATGGCATTGAACAATGATGATTTGATGTTGGATATCTTAAAAGAAAGAGAAAAAGAATTCGCATTGGAAGGTCAGCGCTGGTATGATTTGAAACGTTACGGTCAGCCGGAATTGAAACATACCTTAAACGGTGAAGTATTCACCTTGTTGAAAAATGATCCAAGGTATACCATTCGCTTCCCTCAGTCGGCAGTGAGAGCAAATCCGAACCTTCAATAG
- a CDS encoding zinc-dependent metalloprotease — translation MAVLAGLFTTQVNAQTTKKFPTKTTKKVVADTLKKKNAADTTKGKELKSYAELLKKATTVNGLFKVHQVETDYYFEIPLKYMGKDFLVVNKISSVPLALNESGLNKGMNFDNKVIRFSQNKLAKTIWVKTIVPQVESPEGDAITRSVKDNFIGSVIESFKIEAYSPDSSAVVVKMNRVFDGTDKSFNDVFTDIGLGTAPKSSLSAIEQIKSFPQNVVVRALLSTRVSEGQSSIPISVAVTTNVLLLPEKPMKPRYADDRVGFFTTPRWYFSDTQHKMEKRELLTRWRMEPKAEDRARYLAGELVEPEKPIIFYIDPSTPPQWRQQIIAGVVDWQKAFEAAGFKNAIQAREVKDIADYDGDDIRYSEITYAASPKSNAMGPAVIDPRSGEILESDVIWWHNVMTSLQSWMRVQTGVIDEGARGNKFTDARMAHAIRFVSSHEVGHTLGLKHNMGASFSFPVDSLRSPSFTDRMGGTASSIMDYARFNYVAQPEDKVTSITPKIGVYDKYAIAWGYRWLDTKDPHEEIPVLAKWIKDHENDPLYFYGEQQSLVVDPRSQSEDLGDDAVKASRYGLLNLKRLIPQITTWAANPGEDYYQAGKLYMAAIFQWLTYAEHVTANIGGYYLEKPVAGDKKNAYTPVPKAMQIKALDYLKQEVMEVPDWLFNKELLMKTFPIKDSPVGPYEYGPYNVRREFQYGILYSLVSQERLLRMMEMEVLLGKDSVYTANELLKEVRETVFAKTQRGKTLSITDRMLQQNYVDVLLVSTDKMLEKITKTALQDNKLKMQHQLQVCDFSNDGKSVVGAEETSLRNIQVSSMSRTSDVAAAKRSELLQILTILEKNKGRGDDATKGHYMDLILRIRQSLRMN, via the coding sequence TTGGCTGTTTTAGCAGGCTTGTTTACTACACAAGTAAACGCACAAACTACTAAAAAATTTCCAACTAAAACCACTAAGAAAGTAGTAGCGGATACGCTAAAAAAGAAAAATGCTGCTGACACCACCAAAGGTAAGGAGCTGAAAAGTTATGCCGAATTGCTAAAGAAAGCAACTACGGTAAATGGACTGTTTAAAGTCCACCAGGTAGAAACTGATTATTACTTTGAGATCCCCCTGAAGTATATGGGTAAGGACTTTTTAGTAGTCAACAAAATATCATCCGTACCATTAGCACTCAATGAATCCGGATTAAACAAAGGGATGAACTTTGACAACAAAGTGATTCGCTTTTCACAAAATAAACTGGCAAAAACCATCTGGGTAAAAACCATTGTTCCTCAGGTAGAATCACCAGAGGGAGATGCCATCACCCGTTCCGTAAAAGACAACTTTATCGGTTCTGTAATTGAATCTTTTAAGATTGAAGCCTATAGCCCGGATTCATCCGCAGTAGTGGTTAAAATGAACAGGGTTTTTGACGGTACCGATAAAAGCTTTAATGATGTTTTTACCGATATTGGTTTAGGTACAGCGCCGAAAAGTTCATTGTCAGCTATTGAGCAGATTAAAAGCTTTCCTCAAAATGTAGTGGTACGCGCACTATTGAGTACCAGAGTATCAGAGGGGCAAAGCAGTATTCCAATCAGTGTAGCGGTAACGACTAACGTGCTTTTATTACCTGAAAAACCGATGAAACCACGTTATGCAGACGATAGAGTAGGGTTTTTTACCACACCAAGATGGTACTTCTCTGATACGCAGCATAAAATGGAAAAAAGGGAACTGTTAACCAGATGGAGAATGGAACCTAAAGCGGAAGACCGTGCCCGTTACCTTGCAGGAGAACTGGTAGAACCGGAAAAACCAATCATCTTTTATATCGACCCATCTACGCCTCCACAATGGAGACAGCAGATCATTGCTGGTGTGGTAGACTGGCAGAAAGCTTTTGAAGCTGCAGGTTTCAAAAACGCGATTCAGGCAAGAGAAGTAAAAGACATTGCTGATTATGATGGTGATGACATTCGTTATTCGGAGATCACTTATGCAGCTTCACCGAAATCTAATGCAATGGGCCCGGCAGTAATCGATCCGCGTTCAGGAGAAATCCTGGAATCAGATGTGATCTGGTGGCACAATGTAATGACTTCACTGCAGTCCTGGATGAGGGTTCAAACAGGAGTGATTGATGAAGGTGCAAGAGGAAATAAGTTTACAGATGCACGTATGGCACATGCCATCCGATTTGTATCTTCTCATGAAGTGGGCCATACTTTAGGTTTGAAACACAACATGGGCGCTTCCTTCTCTTTCCCGGTAGATTCTTTACGCTCGCCTTCCTTTACGGATCGCATGGGCGGAACAGCTTCTTCGATCATGGATTATGCACGTTTTAACTACGTAGCACAACCAGAAGATAAAGTAACGAGCATTACGCCAAAAATTGGTGTATATGATAAATATGCAATCGCATGGGGATACCGTTGGTTAGATACCAAAGATCCACATGAGGAAATTCCAGTATTAGCGAAATGGATCAAAGACCATGAAAATGATCCTTTGTATTTCTATGGTGAGCAGCAAAGTTTAGTAGTAGATCCAAGATCTCAATCTGAAGATTTAGGTGATGATGCCGTTAAAGCAAGTCGTTATGGTTTGTTAAACTTAAAGCGTCTGATTCCTCAGATCACGACCTGGGCAGCAAATCCTGGAGAAGATTATTATCAGGCAGGAAAGCTATACATGGCTGCCATTTTCCAATGGCTGACTTATGCAGAACATGTGACTGCAAATATCGGTGGTTACTATTTAGAGAAACCAGTAGCAGGCGATAAAAAGAATGCTTACACACCGGTTCCAAAAGCAATGCAGATCAAAGCACTTGATTATTTGAAACAAGAGGTGATGGAAGTACCGGATTGGTTGTTCAATAAAGAATTATTGATGAAAACATTTCCGATCAAGGATTCTCCGGTAGGACCTTATGAGTATGGACCATATAATGTAAGACGTGAATTCCAATACGGCATTTTATACAGCCTGGTGAGTCAGGAGCGTCTGTTGAGAATGATGGAGATGGAAGTATTGCTAGGCAAAGACAGCGTATACACCGCTAATGAATTGCTAAAAGAAGTAAGAGAAACTGTCTTCGCAAAAACTCAGCGTGGTAAAACACTTTCCATTACCGACCGCATGTTACAGCAAAACTACGTAGATGTATTATTGGTGAGCACCGACAAAATGTTGGAGAAAATCACTAAAACAGCTTTACAAGACAATAAATTAAAAATGCAGCATCAATTGCAAGTGTGTGATTTCAGTAATGATGGTAAATCAGTTGTAGGGGCTGAGGAGACGTCATTGAGAAATATTCAGGTGAGTTCTATGAGCAGAACCTCTGATGTGGCAGCTGCGAAACGCAGTGAGTTACTTCAGATTCTTACGATCCTTGAAAAAAACAAAGGCAGGGGAGATGATGCAACCAAAGGTCATTATATGGACTTAATCCTTCGGATTCGTCAAAGTCTTAGAATGAACTAA